In the Prochlorococcus marinus str. MIT 9312 genome, ATTATATTGAAAAAAAATGCGTATTTAATAAATCATGGACTCTCTTAAAACTGCACTATAAAGTTAGTAAGCTAGGCCCATACTCCTAGAAGTCTCGTCACCTAAATAAACACGAATACTTAAGAAATCAGTTGGACAGGCCGTTTCACATCTTTTACAACCTACACAATCTTCTGTTCTAGGAGATGATGCAATTTGGGCAGCCTTACAGCCATCCCAAGGAACCATCTCTAAAACATCAAGTGGGCAAGCCCTTACACATTGGGTGCATCCAATGCAAGTGTCATAAATTTTAACTGCGTGTGACATGTAAAAATTCTCTTTTGAACCTTGATATATAATACTATTGTCTTACAAAGAAATTAAAAAAATTAAGATATGCTTCACTCTTGTTAACTCTAGGGCATAAAATCTTATAGATAATTAGTAAATTCCATAAACTATGTCACAAGAAATCCTCGAAAAAGTCTGTTCTATTGTTTCAGAGCAATTAAGCGTTGAAGCAGCAGAAGTGAAATCAGATTCAAATTTCCAAAATGATTTGGGTGCAGATTCCTTAGATACTGTTGAATTAGTGATGGCTCTGGAGGAAGCATTTGATATTGAAATACCTGATGAAGCAGCTGAAGGCATTGCAACAGTTGGAGATGCAGTTAAATTCATCGAAGAAAAAAAAGGTTAATTAAGAATGCCAAATTTCCATCGAGTAGTTATTACCGGTATC is a window encoding:
- the psaC gene encoding photosystem I iron-sulfur center protein PsaC, yielding MSHAVKIYDTCIGCTQCVRACPLDVLEMVPWDGCKAAQIASSPRTEDCVGCKRCETACPTDFLSIRVYLGDETSRSMGLAY
- the acpP gene encoding acyl carrier protein; translation: MSQEILEKVCSIVSEQLSVEAAEVKSDSNFQNDLGADSLDTVELVMALEEAFDIEIPDEAAEGIATVGDAVKFIEEKKG